From Enhydrobacter sp., the proteins below share one genomic window:
- the dut gene encoding dUTP diphosphatase, which produces MKGVVSIEIEIVRLPHARDLALPDYATLAAAGADLLAAIDQDIELKPLERRIVPTGISIALPVGFEAQVRPRSGLAAKHGVTVANAPGTIDADYRGEVGAILINLGQESFRISRGMRIAQLVVAPHARAVWREVSQLDQTARGAGGFGSTGVAAGVVRGG; this is translated from the coding sequence ATGAAGGGTGTCGTGAGCATAGAGATCGAGATCGTCCGCCTGCCGCACGCGCGAGACCTGGCGCTGCCCGACTACGCCACCCTTGCGGCGGCGGGTGCCGACCTCTTGGCGGCTATCGACCAGGATATCGAACTCAAGCCGCTGGAGCGACGCATCGTGCCGACGGGCATTTCGATCGCCCTGCCAGTGGGGTTTGAGGCGCAAGTCCGGCCGCGCTCGGGCCTCGCTGCCAAGCACGGCGTGACCGTCGCCAATGCGCCTGGCACCATCGACGCCGACTACCGAGGCGAGGTTGGCGCTATATTGATCAACCTGGGGCAGGAATCCTTCAGGATCAGTCGCGGCATGCGAATTGCACAGTTGGTGGTCGCACCGCATGCCCGGGCGGTCTGGCGCGAGGTCAGCCAACTGGACCAAACGGCGCGTGGCGCCGGTGGCTTCGGTTCGACAGGGGTCGCCGCCGGAGTGGTGCGGGGGGGCTAA
- a CDS encoding Rrf2 family transcriptional regulator — translation MPRLSKKTMFAIEAVLDVACHVGEHPVRSGDITERQRIPKRYLEQVLQHLVRAGILSGKRGPRGGYRLGRERRQITLGEVVRVVRTLEAESEPNDPSVGSPLAHLVVWPMWEKLRDDMMMQLDTITIEDLCQQAQAKGLGAAAASGAAKAAAGQAVA, via the coding sequence ATGCCTCGGCTCAGCAAGAAGACTATGTTCGCCATCGAGGCTGTCCTCGACGTGGCGTGTCATGTCGGCGAGCATCCAGTCCGCAGCGGCGACATCACCGAGCGCCAACGTATTCCCAAGCGATATCTCGAGCAGGTCCTGCAACACTTGGTCCGCGCCGGCATCCTGAGCGGCAAGCGCGGGCCGCGCGGCGGCTATCGCCTGGGCCGCGAACGTCGCCAGATCACGCTCGGCGAGGTGGTGCGAGTCGTGCGGACATTGGAGGCCGAATCGGAACCCAATGATCCATCGGTCGGTTCGCCGCTCGCTCACTTGGTCGTGTGGCCGATGTGGGAGAAGTTGCGTGACGACATGATGATGCAGCTCGACACCATAACCATCGAAGATCTCTGCCAGCAGGCTCAGGCCAAGGGCCTAGGCGCGGC